From Methanobrevibacter olleyae, the proteins below share one genomic window:
- a CDS encoding nucleotidyltransferase family protein: MVVTVEDIQKRIIPIVMKYGINSISLFGSYAKGNANEDSDLDFVMDKGELRGLIQYMSLVEDLEEEFNCHVDLVSKGSSNKNFLNAIKKDEVLLYERER, translated from the coding sequence ATGGTAGTTACTGTTGAAGATATTCAAAAAAGGATTATTCCAATTGTTATGAAATACGGTATTAATAGCATCAGTCTTTTTGGTTCTTATGCGAAAGGAAATGCAAATGAGGATAGTGATTTGGATTTCGTAATGGATAAAGGGGAATTAAGAGGTTTAATTCAATATATGTCCCTAGTTGAGGATTTAGAAGAAGAATTCAATTGTCATGTCGATTTGGTATCTAAAGGAAGTTCTAATAAAAATTTTTTAAATGCCATTAAAAAGGATGAGGTATTATTGTATGAACGAGAAAGATAA
- a CDS encoding ribonuclease HepT family protein, whose translation MNEKDKKTVESIIFYCNRMQAHVDRFGDDKGIYLSDIQFQDACSSVIINIGEFVGRLSDEFKSEYPDILGARLFV comes from the coding sequence ATGAACGAGAAAGATAAAAAGACAGTTGAAAGCATTATTTTCTATTGTAATCGTATGCAGGCCCATGTGGATCGCTTTGGGGATGACAAAGGGATTTATTTATCTGATATTCAATTTCAAGATGCTTGTTCTTCAGTTATAATAAATATTGGTGAATTTGTTGGAAGATTGTCTGATGAATTCAAATCAGAATATCCTGATATTCTTGGAGCAAGATTATTTGTATGA
- a CDS encoding HepT-like ribonuclease domain-containing protein, with amino-acid sequence MRNIHAHNYESVIDEIIWETIQEDIPYLKQYLENVLNE; translated from the coding sequence ATGAGAAATATACACGCTCATAATTATGAATCCGTCATTGATGAAATTATTTGGGAAACTATTCAAGAAGACATACCTTATCTTAAACAATATCTCGAAAATGTTTTAAATGAATGA
- a CDS encoding dihydropteroate synthase-like protein: MILIITGHLAYPLVKEMADKSSKETVVHIAETQIAAFLTPNQIIKEIHEYFSDRLDDIDLILVPGLIRKDTFLIAEEFKIPCYKASTDAADLAMVLDLVDDLELSQSTPADKLIIEEKKKQALKFIEDFENDMEKRDELLKKENNILVRNLPVGEDFPMRVLSEIASAPILSKEELIRKAEFFVASGSDMIDIGMIAGEDRSDEIPDLIDTLRPIVGDRPLSIDTLNPKEIEAAVNHGIDLVLSLDNGNYAEILPLLKEKNVPAVILPTNFSEGFVPHSPEERVESMKKLVSNCEGIDLVCDLILDPVNSASIVDSIISFYDFHKLDKKPMFFGIGNVIELMDTDSVGANALLAGIAMELGASILFTPEESGKTHGSVRELAIASKMMFLAKNRQSIPKDLGIDLLVFKDKRKRFDLKQEDYEVQIVKQEEPMKFIRDKAGSFKIRAEHATSVKDSFLLVTHFKRNQADITFKGKTAREIYEEIIKKGLVTRMEHAAYLGSELQKAEIAILTGKEYVQDFDLFKDPEEFIQ; encoded by the coding sequence ATGATACTTATTATAACTGGACACTTGGCTTATCCTTTAGTAAAGGAAATGGCTGATAAATCAAGTAAAGAAACGGTAGTTCATATAGCAGAAACACAAATAGCTGCTTTTTTAACTCCTAATCAAATAATAAAAGAAATACATGAGTATTTCTCAGATAGGTTAGATGATATTGACTTGATTTTAGTTCCTGGTTTAATAAGAAAAGATACTTTTTTAATTGCAGAGGAATTTAAAATTCCTTGTTATAAGGCATCTACTGATGCAGCTGACCTTGCTATGGTTTTAGACCTTGTAGATGATTTAGAATTATCGCAGTCCACTCCTGCAGATAAACTCATTATTGAAGAGAAGAAAAAACAAGCTTTAAAATTCATTGAAGACTTTGAAAATGATATGGAAAAAAGAGATGAACTCTTAAAGAAGGAAAATAATATTCTTGTTAGAAACCTTCCAGTAGGTGAGGATTTCCCAATGAGAGTATTATCTGAAATAGCAAGTGCCCCTATTTTATCAAAAGAAGAATTAATCAGAAAAGCAGAGTTCTTTGTTGCTTCTGGTTCTGATATGATAGATATTGGTATGATTGCAGGTGAAGATAGATCTGATGAAATACCAGATTTAATAGATACATTAAGACCTATTGTTGGAGATAGGCCTTTAAGTATTGACACCTTAAATCCTAAAGAAATTGAAGCTGCTGTAAATCATGGGATTGACTTGGTTTTAAGTTTAGATAATGGTAATTATGCAGAAATTCTTCCATTATTGAAAGAGAAGAATGTTCCAGCTGTGATTTTGCCAACCAATTTCTCTGAAGGCTTTGTGCCTCATAGTCCAGAAGAGCGTGTTGAATCTATGAAAAAACTAGTTTCAAATTGTGAAGGTATTGATCTAGTATGTGATTTGATACTTGATCCGGTAAATAGTGCAAGTATTGTAGATTCTATTATTTCATTTTATGATTTTCATAAACTTGATAAAAAACCAATGTTCTTTGGAATTGGCAATGTTATTGAACTTATGGATACGGATTCTGTAGGTGCAAATGCATTACTTGCAGGTATAGCTATGGAACTTGGTGCAAGTATTCTATTTACTCCTGAAGAAAGTGGAAAAACTCATGGTAGTGTAAGAGAATTGGCTATTGCTTCTAAAATGATGTTTTTAGCTAAAAATAGACAATCTATTCCAAAGGATTTAGGAATTGATCTTCTTGTATTTAAGGATAAAAGGAAAAGATTTGATTTAAAACAAGAGGATTATGAAGTTCAGATAGTTAAACAGGAAGAACCGATGAAATTTATAAGGGATAAAGCAGGTAGTTTTAAAATAAGAGCAGAACATGCAACATCTGTTAAAGATTCTTTTCTTCTAGTAACTCACTTTAAGAGAAATCAAGCAGATATAACTTTTAAAGGGAAAACAGCTCGTGAAATCTATGAAGAAATCATTAAAAAAGGATTAGTTACAAGGATGGAACATGCTGCATATTTAGGTAGTGAATTACAAAAAGCAGAAATAGCTATCTTAACTGGAAAGGAATATGTTCAAGACTTTGACTTATTCAAAGATCCAGAGGAATTTATCCAATAA
- a CDS encoding AAA family ATPase has protein sequence MTDEELAINEIEKKLESTGYISNNEISTAVFLSLSLNKPVLIEGPPGVGKTELAKAVAQSLGRDFFRIQCYEGITFEQIVGEWNYQKQLLHLEAFKGSKKGEDSIFENDFFIRRPLLTSFMNNNPSLLLIDEIDKADEEVESFLLQALGEKQITVNDLGTFDLQNDLVVMLTSNAQRNLLEETKDRCLFLYISYPSVEREIAIVKARLPDAENGLVKKVVNIVQRIRSFNLNKKPSVRASIDWVHSVMHLDKDYKNVDGALQESIGVAIKTEPDKAKVMKEIFNNEFVND, from the coding sequence ATGACAGATGAAGAATTAGCTATAAATGAGATAGAAAAAAAGCTTGAAAGTACTGGATATATCTCTAATAATGAAATTAGTACTGCAGTCTTTTTGTCTTTATCTTTAAATAAACCGGTCTTAATTGAAGGACCTCCTGGTGTAGGTAAAACAGAACTTGCAAAGGCTGTAGCTCAATCTTTAGGTAGGGACTTCTTTAGGATTCAATGTTATGAAGGAATTACATTCGAGCAAATTGTTGGAGAATGGAATTATCAAAAACAATTATTACATCTAGAAGCTTTTAAAGGAAGTAAAAAAGGTGAAGATTCAATATTTGAAAATGATTTCTTTATAAGAAGACCACTTTTAACTTCTTTTATGAATAACAACCCGTCCCTTCTTCTTATTGATGAAATTGATAAGGCTGATGAAGAAGTTGAAAGTTTCTTACTTCAAGCTTTAGGTGAAAAACAAATTACTGTAAATGATTTAGGTACTTTTGATTTGCAAAATGATTTAGTAGTAATGTTAACTTCAAATGCTCAAAGAAATTTACTTGAAGAAACAAAGGACAGATGTTTGTTTTTATATATTTCTTATCCTTCAGTTGAGCGTGAAATTGCTATTGTTAAAGCGAGATTGCCAGATGCAGAAAATGGTTTAGTTAAAAAAGTTGTTAATATTGTTCAAAGAATTAGATCATTTAACTTAAATAAAAAACCATCTGTAAGAGCTTCAATTGATTGGGTTCACTCTGTAATGCATTTAGATAAAGATTATAAAAATGTAGATGGTGCACTTCAAGAAAGTATTGGAGTAGCTATTAAAACAGAACCAGACAAAGCAAAAGTTATGAAAGAAATTTTTAATAATGAGTTTGTAAATGACTAG
- a CDS encoding VWA domain-containing protein has protein sequence MKERIVRLSNDLRGQGMPVSIRSTQSAIDTYNILGDDDLDILKNAFRSIYVKSKYDIPKFDESFDGFFVKKQVKSLTDELNRASKPSSMKGKLSQHEWKITKQNGLGGQKIQMGAEQAMEYFAGTPVLEERNKDLARDNDILNSELSKLNKYDERIFELCVELGRKIANKQSRRKRLARSNKIDIRRTMRQNMKYGGVPIDLVHVKKKPHKKQHLFLNDVSGSCEWISSWFFMLMFACQKSFKDSRMFEFDNKTIETTEFLKEKYMVNAFAEIRLLRMRNMMVRGTSNMFTAFESFMKQVDISNKSYIILLSDCRDWAGPKVNGIPASVELISKMSTMAKKIIILNPEDKKKWDVVDSCVSLYRGAGAQVYEVSTLNQLAEFVADM, from the coding sequence ATGAAAGAGAGAATAGTAAGATTATCAAATGATTTAAGAGGTCAAGGAATGCCTGTAAGTATTAGGTCTACTCAATCTGCTATAGATACCTATAATATCCTTGGAGATGATGATTTAGACATTTTAAAAAATGCCTTTAGATCCATTTATGTTAAAAGTAAATATGATATTCCTAAATTTGATGAATCCTTTGATGGCTTTTTTGTTAAAAAACAAGTGAAATCTTTAACTGATGAACTGAATAGAGCTAGCAAACCTAGTAGTATGAAGGGTAAACTTTCTCAACATGAATGGAAAATCACTAAGCAAAATGGTTTAGGTGGACAAAAAATTCAAATGGGTGCAGAACAAGCTATGGAATACTTTGCAGGAACACCAGTTCTTGAAGAGAGAAATAAAGATTTGGCTCGTGATAATGATATTTTAAACAGTGAATTATCTAAACTAAATAAATATGATGAAAGAATATTTGAACTTTGTGTAGAACTTGGTCGTAAAATTGCAAATAAACAATCAAGAAGAAAAAGATTAGCTCGTTCAAATAAGATTGACATTCGCCGTACTATGAGACAAAATATGAAGTATGGTGGAGTACCAATAGACTTAGTTCATGTTAAAAAGAAGCCACATAAGAAACAACATTTATTCTTAAATGATGTCAGTGGATCTTGTGAATGGATTAGTAGCTGGTTTTTCATGTTGATGTTTGCATGTCAAAAATCATTTAAAGACTCACGTATGTTTGAATTTGATAATAAAACAATAGAAACAACTGAGTTTCTTAAAGAAAAATATATGGTAAATGCTTTTGCTGAGATTAGATTACTACGTATGCGTAATATGATGGTTAGAGGAACATCTAATATGTTTACTGCATTTGAATCATTTATGAAACAGGTGGATATAAGTAACAAATCTTATATAATTCTTCTTTCAGACTGTAGAGATTGGGCAGGTCCAAAAGTTAATGGTATACCTGCAAGTGTTGAACTTATTTCTAAAATGTCAACTATGGCTAAAAAAATAATTATTTTAAATCCAGAAGATAAAAAGAAATGGGATGTAGTAGATAGCTGTGTTTCATTGTATAGGGGAGCAGGTGCTCAGGTTTATGAAGTAAGTACACTAAATCAGTTAGCAGAGTTTGTAGCTGATATGTAA
- a CDS encoding TIGR00269 family protein codes for MESCTKCGNPNVIIKRKASGQALCKDCFIKSIEKKVIQTIKKENFIEKGDKVLVALSGGKDSVVTLEILNSYAERHIIELCAVTIDEGIAGYREEGVEIAKAHAKRLGIPHKVVSFKESFGIDLDEIMARDDHRGSCTYCGVFRRWIINRAAREFKATKIATGHNLDDETQAILMNYLEGNTENLAKIGPKTESKSELFTVKIKPLREIPEKEIGLYALAKGLDIHLAACPYAQESFRMEVSNILKDLTKEHPTIMYSTLRGFDKIRPAIRQELAHDYEFDRCKRCGEPSSNKLCRACTFLEELGK; via the coding sequence ATGGAATCTTGTACTAAATGTGGAAATCCAAATGTTATTATTAAAAGAAAGGCCTCTGGACAAGCTTTATGTAAAGATTGTTTTATAAAAAGCATTGAAAAAAAGGTTATTCAAACCATAAAGAAAGAAAACTTTATTGAAAAAGGAGATAAGGTTTTAGTTGCTTTATCTGGAGGAAAAGATAGTGTAGTAACTCTTGAAATTCTTAATTCTTATGCTGAAAGACATATTATAGAATTATGTGCAGTAACTATTGATGAAGGAATTGCAGGTTATAGAGAAGAAGGGGTTGAAATAGCTAAAGCCCATGCTAAAAGATTAGGAATTCCACATAAAGTTGTATCATTTAAAGAAAGTTTTGGAATTGACTTAGATGAGATTATGGCTCGTGATGACCATAGAGGATCTTGTACCTACTGCGGTGTATTTAGACGTTGGATAATTAATAGAGCTGCAAGAGAATTTAAAGCAACAAAAATTGCTACAGGTCATAATTTAGATGATGAAACTCAAGCTATTTTAATGAATTATTTAGAGGGAAATACTGAAAATTTAGCAAAAATAGGTCCTAAAACTGAATCTAAAAGTGAATTGTTTACTGTAAAAATTAAACCACTTAGAGAAATTCCAGAAAAAGAAATTGGTCTTTATGCATTAGCCAAAGGTTTGGATATTCATTTAGCAGCTTGCCCTTATGCTCAAGAATCTTTTAGAATGGAAGTTTCTAATATTTTAAAAGATTTAACTAAAGAACATCCGACAATAATGTATTCTACACTTAGAGGATTTGATAAAATAAGGCCAGCTATTCGTCAAGAATTAGCTCATGATTATGAATTTGATAGATGCAAACGTTGTGGAGAACCATCATCTAATAAGCTATGTAGAGCTTGTACATTCTTAGAAGAATTGGGAAAATGA
- a CDS encoding MoaD/ThiS family protein: MNFKFTIKDKTEERSTDKKITIKDLLDDLDLSSETMVSKKNGNIVVEDALIEDEDEIEFIQIIYGG; encoded by the coding sequence ATGAATTTTAAATTTACTATTAAAGACAAAACAGAAGAAAGGTCAACTGATAAAAAAATAACCATTAAAGACCTTTTAGATGATTTAGATTTATCTTCAGAAACTATGGTATCTAAAAAGAATGGAAATATTGTAGTTGAAGATGCTTTAATTGAAGATGAAGATGAAATAGAATTTATTCAAATTATCTATGGAGGATAA